A single genomic interval of Halobacillus halophilus DSM 2266 harbors:
- a CDS encoding ABC transporter ATP-binding protein produces MFRFEKVSQDPLTNLTFTIEKKEKVILFGPSGAGKSTLLYLFNRLSEPDSGAIYFNGKSIKDYSVTELRRNVGLVLQAPHLFPGTVLDNLKYGPSLFGEWEQGNAETLLEYVQLPSSYLHKDVSHLSGGEEQRVSLARTLANSPEVLLLDEPTSALDYQTAEEIEEVLEGLIKEHEMTMVMVTHNLNQARRLGDRGLFIMDGNLQEDGTIPDMLDHPKNEKLLKFIEG; encoded by the coding sequence ATGTTTCGTTTTGAGAAAGTCAGTCAAGATCCATTAACTAACCTTACATTTACGATCGAAAAGAAAGAAAAAGTAATCTTGTTTGGCCCTTCAGGCGCAGGGAAAAGTACTTTGTTATATTTATTTAATCGTTTAAGTGAGCCTGATAGCGGCGCCATCTACTTTAATGGAAAATCAATTAAAGATTATTCGGTAACTGAATTAAGGAGAAATGTTGGGTTGGTACTTCAGGCTCCTCACCTTTTTCCAGGCACGGTATTAGATAATCTAAAATATGGACCCTCGTTATTCGGGGAGTGGGAACAAGGAAATGCTGAGACCTTACTTGAATATGTACAGCTTCCATCCTCCTATCTACATAAAGATGTAAGCCATTTGTCTGGTGGTGAAGAGCAGCGTGTATCATTAGCTCGTACACTTGCAAATTCACCCGAGGTTCTGTTACTTGATGAGCCGACGAGCGCACTTGATTATCAAACCGCTGAAGAAATTGAAGAAGTGCTCGAAGGATTAATTAAGGAACATGAAATGACCATGGTGATGGTCACTCATAATTTGAATCAGGCTCGAAGACTGGGTGACAGAGGTCTCTTTATTATGGATGGAAATCTTCAGGAAGATGGAACGATTCCCGATATGCTAGACCACCCAAAAAACGAAAAACTGCTTAAATTTATTGAAGGATAG
- a CDS encoding LTA synthase family protein: protein MQMNKFRMPLFIIATILFGIKTYLVYRLMFDLSIENPLQEFILLINPIASAYLIFAISVWLNPARQMKYLRWTSLIGSLILFINLIFYRNFTDFITIPVLFQGNNAADLTGSFLTLLHMQDVLLFLDVAIIWYLSKKKFNLSINLPQTGKIAATAVTFLLLAGNVVLAEMERPMLFVRAFDREYLVKNIGVYNYHLYDASMQTKTKAQRVLADGSEISEIESYLDRNSPDGNNKDVPLYGIAEDKNVIFVSVESFQNFLFDSEINGTEATPFLNDLKESKDTIWFKNFYHQTAQGKTSDSEFIIENSLYPLGRGAVYFTHAQNEYHSLPEILNNESYETSVFHANNKSFWNREVMYDNLGYDQFYGEQSFEVTSENSFGWGLEDKAFFDQSIKYLKEQEQPFYSKFITLTHHFPFELPEEKANIDQYDSGSKTLNHYFQTARYTDEALQSFIQELKDSGIYEDSIIVLMGDHYGISEFHNKAIGEFLGKEINAYEHTQLQRVPFMIHIPGYENGEIREEVVGQIDVKPTLLHLLGINNEEDLTFGDNMFAEKGKDFIAMRDGSFVSEEYIFADGTCFDRESGAPLEEEEANQCTPIKEKVDQELQYSDNIIYGDLFRFYDFGQSEDQ from the coding sequence TTCTGCTGATAAATCCAATCGCGAGTGCCTACCTCATTTTTGCTATAAGTGTTTGGCTCAATCCTGCACGACAGATGAAATACTTGAGATGGACCTCTCTTATTGGATCACTTATCCTGTTTATTAATTTAATATTCTACCGAAATTTTACAGATTTTATTACTATCCCGGTTCTTTTTCAAGGAAATAATGCAGCAGATCTCACCGGAAGCTTTTTAACGCTTCTGCATATGCAGGATGTTCTTCTGTTTTTGGATGTTGCAATTATTTGGTATTTAAGTAAAAAGAAATTTAATTTATCCATTAATTTACCTCAAACTGGTAAAATTGCAGCTACAGCCGTTACTTTCCTCCTGCTAGCTGGAAATGTAGTACTCGCTGAAATGGAACGACCTATGCTTTTTGTGCGCGCTTTTGATAGAGAATATCTTGTGAAGAATATTGGCGTGTACAATTACCATTTATACGATGCTTCTATGCAAACTAAAACAAAAGCTCAGCGTGTACTTGCGGACGGAAGTGAAATCAGTGAAATTGAGTCGTATTTAGACAGGAACTCTCCGGATGGTAATAACAAGGATGTGCCTTTATACGGAATTGCAGAAGATAAAAATGTGATTTTTGTCAGTGTTGAATCTTTCCAAAACTTCTTATTTGACTCTGAAATTAATGGCACAGAAGCAACCCCTTTTCTTAACGACTTAAAAGAAAGCAAAGACACCATATGGTTTAAGAACTTTTATCATCAGACAGCACAGGGGAAAACATCCGATTCCGAGTTTATCATTGAGAATTCTTTGTATCCACTCGGAAGGGGAGCCGTCTATTTCACACATGCGCAGAATGAATATCATTCCCTACCGGAAATTTTAAATAATGAAAGCTATGAAACATCTGTATTCCATGCAAATAACAAAAGTTTTTGGAACAGAGAGGTCATGTACGACAATCTTGGTTACGATCAATTTTATGGTGAACAATCCTTTGAAGTCACGTCGGAGAATTCGTTTGGCTGGGGACTTGAAGATAAAGCCTTCTTTGATCAATCCATTAAGTACTTGAAAGAACAGGAGCAGCCTTTCTACAGCAAGTTTATAACGTTAACGCACCACTTCCCTTTTGAACTACCGGAAGAAAAAGCGAATATTGATCAGTATGATTCTGGCTCTAAGACTCTGAATCATTATTTTCAAACAGCACGCTATACGGATGAAGCATTGCAGTCATTCATCCAGGAGCTGAAGGATTCTGGTATTTATGAAGATTCAATCATTGTTTTAATGGGGGATCACTACGGAATTAGTGAATTTCATAATAAAGCAATTGGAGAATTTCTTGGAAAAGAAATTAACGCCTATGAGCACACTCAACTTCAACGAGTACCCTTCATGATTCATATTCCAGGATATGAAAATGGAGAAATACGTGAAGAGGTGGTAGGGCAAATTGATGTTAAACCAACTCTGTTACATTTATTAGGGATTAACAATGAAGAGGACCTCACCTTTGGAGACAACATGTTTGCAGAAAAAGGCAAGGATTTCATTGCTATGAGAGATGGAAGCTTTGTGAGTGAAGAATATATTTTCGCCGATGGAACTTGCTTTGACCGTGAGAGCGGAGCCCCTTTAGAAGAAGAGGAAGCAAATCAATGTACTCCTATTAAAGAGAAGGTCGATCAGGAACTACAGTATTCAGACAACATTATTTACGGTGATTTGTTCCGGTTTTATGATTTCGGACAGAGTGAAGATCAATAA